CGCCGGAAAACGCGATGAAAATGGGGCCGATCCATCCTGAACCAAACAAATATGCGTGGCAGGACCCAGACGCTATCGTAGCCTTTGCCCAAAAAAACGGTATGAAAGTAAGGGGTCATACGCTGTGCTGGCACAACCAGACACCAAAATGGTTTTTTACAGATTCTACCGGCAAACAGGTAAGTCCTGAAGCGCTTCTGGCGCGTTTGAAACAACATATCACTGATGTGGTTGGCCGTTACAAAGGAAAAATTTACGCCTGGGATGTGGTCAACGAGGCTGTGCCTGACACGGGCACAAGCATTTACCGCCGTTCGAAATTTTATGAAATCATAGGAGAGGATTATATTGAAAAGGCATTTGAATATGCCCATGCTGCTGATCCGGATGCAAAATTGTTTTACAACGATTATAACACCGAAAGCACTGCAAAAAGAGAGAAAATCTATCAGCTTCTTAAAAAGTTAAAGGATAAAAAAGTGCCCATCGATGGTGTAGGTTTACAAGGGCACTGGTCGATTTATGAGCCCACCGCGCAGGAGCTTGAAAAATCCATCCAACAATTTGCAAACCTTGGTTTGGCCGTACAGATTACTGAACTTGACGTTTCGGTACATCCAAAAGAGCACGAACGACGAGCAAAAAAGTCAACTGATACCGGTGAGCTGACTGCTGAAATGGTAGAAAAACAAGCTGCGCAGTACAAAATGTTATTCGATGTTTTCAGAAAATACAAAGGCACTATTACGGGCGTGACTTTCTGGAATGTGTCGGACAAATATACCTGGCTGGATAATTTCCCGGTGCCCAACCGGAAAGATTACCCGCTTCTCTTCGATCAGAACTACAAACCTAAAAAAGCTTTTGAAGGGGTTGTTGATTTTCAAAAGTGATTTAGGGATTGTCAGGTTTGGTCAGGTTTGGTCAGGGGATTGTAAGGTGTAGTATCGGGTTGTCAGTTGTGGTCATTTATCGTGATGATTAGGTGGTTGTTAAATTGTGAGATTAAATTATCGGGCTTAGTAATGAGAATTTTTACGTTTGTAATACTGCTTCTTTTTCTTTCCTGCAATCTTTCAGCAGAGATCCGTTTGCCGAAGCTGATTGGTGATAACATGATATTGCAGCGGGATCAACCCGTTACGATCTGGGGCTGGGCGGCTCCAAAAGAAAAGGTTACGGTGACGTTGAAAAACAAAAGTTATAAGACTGTTGCGTCTACGGATGGCGAATGGAAAATCCTGCTGCCTGCACAATTTGCTGGCAGTGGTTTTGAAATGTTTCTAAGGGGTAAAAACCAGATCCGGATCAAAAATATAGCCTTTGGAGACGTTTGGCTTTGCAGTGGACAAAGTAATATGGTCATCAATATGGAACGAGTCAAGGAGCGTTTTGCAGATGATATTGCCTCAGCCAACTATCCTGACGTCCGCAATTTTTTTGTTCAAACCCTTACCAATCTGAACGGTCCTGAAAAAGATTTTCCGGGTGGAGAATGGAAAACGGCAAATCCCAAGGATGTGCTTAACATGGGAGCCGTTACTTATTTTTTTGCAAGAGATTTGTACGATCAGTATAAAGTGCCTATTGGAATCATAAACAGCTCGGTAGGTGGCACGCCTATAGAAGCCTGGATCAGTGAAAATGGTTATAAGGATTTTGCTGATTTACAGAAGATCATTGACAAAAATAGGGATACGGCTTATGTCAGTTCGTTCAAACGCAGTTTTTTAAATACCAGATCACAGGCGCAAGTTACGGATTTAGGCCAAGTTGAGCACTGGGAAACCTCTGCCTACCAACCAAAAGGCTGGCGGAATTTTAACATTCCGGGCTACTGGGAAGATCAGGGTGTGAAAGATTTGAACGGTGTCGTTTGGTTTCGCAGGGAATTTGAAGTCCCT
The nucleotide sequence above comes from Dyadobacter subterraneus. Encoded proteins:
- a CDS encoding endo-1,4-beta-xylanase, translated to MIKSQGLKFWFQCVAVSAALFSSNELLAQKTLKSAYKDFFPIGVAVGPRSLTGPDAELISTQFSSLTPENAMKMGPIHPEPNKYAWQDPDAIVAFAQKNGMKVRGHTLCWHNQTPKWFFTDSTGKQVSPEALLARLKQHITDVVGRYKGKIYAWDVVNEAVPDTGTSIYRRSKFYEIIGEDYIEKAFEYAHAADPDAKLFYNDYNTESTAKREKIYQLLKKLKDKKVPIDGVGLQGHWSIYEPTAQELEKSIQQFANLGLAVQITELDVSVHPKEHERRAKKSTDTGELTAEMVEKQAAQYKMLFDVFRKYKGTITGVTFWNVSDKYTWLDNFPVPNRKDYPLLFDQNYKPKKAFEGVVDFQK